In a single window of the Acetivibrio clariflavus DSM 19732 genome:
- a CDS encoding DUF6199 family natural product biosynthesis protein codes for MKICPKCNTGNSDNALKCKECEAYIGKIEVTESSKIVDEFNMKEKRREKIKQIAKIICIAFIIASYVLFFIVAFSKEDFFIVLFSSILCVIIGYLNIFHPEILFRLKYFTVIDNIDDVEPSDIYLLSSKLAGVLLLLIGTVIVYVYAFFPL; via the coding sequence ATGAAAATATGCCCTAAATGCAATACCGGAAACAGTGATAATGCTTTAAAGTGCAAAGAGTGTGAAGCGTATATTGGAAAAATAGAAGTAACTGAAAGCTCAAAAATAGTTGATGAATTTAATATGAAAGAAAAGAGAAGGGAAAAAATAAAGCAAATTGCAAAAATTATATGTATTGCGTTTATAATTGCAAGTTATGTTTTATTTTTTATTGTAGCATTTTCAAAAGAGGATTTTTTCATAGTTTTGTTTTCTTCAATCCTTTGTGTAATTATAGGATATTTAAATATTTTCCATCCGGAAATTTTGTTCAGGTTAAAATATTTTACTGTAATTGATAATATTGACGATGTGGAACCTTCAGATATATATCTGCTTTCCAGCAAATTAGCCGGAGTATTGCTTTTACTGATAGGAACGGTTATAGTGTACGTCTATGCATTTTTCCCTCTATAG
- a CDS encoding IS3 family transposase (programmed frameshift), with protein MKTRRKFTPEEKAKIVIEVLREEKTLNEIAAEYEIHPNQLSRWKAEFISNAGRVFSKETDEVEKVKQSYEKEKDELLKQIGQLSYEVAWLKKNLADSKSREDRMKMIEREEKKLSIKRQAELLGINRTSLYYKPVPVTDEEYLIKRIIDEVYTVHPEYGYRRMTNILHRDYHIQINRKRTRRYMREMGIHGFCPGPNLSRRLHNKYLYPYLLRDLNIDHPNQVWSIDITYCRLKRGFMYMVAIIDWYSRYIVGFELSNTLDRTFVLEAIKKAIKRYGKPEIMNSDQGKQFASEDYIKLLKSNNIKISMDGKGRALDNQRIERFFRTYKWEMLYHEDCETGQQLRQKTREYIEYYNNKRPHQSLGYKTPSEYYFGINKEIKAVV; from the exons ATGAAAACGAGAAGAAAGTTTACACCAGAAGAAAAAGCAAAAATAGTGATTGAGGTCTTAAGGGAAGAAAAGACGCTGAATGAGATAGCTGCCGAATATGAAATTCATCCTAATCAGCTAAGTCGCTGGAAGGCAGAATTTATAAGCAATGCAGGCAGAGTTTTCAGTAAGGAAACTGATGAAGTAGAGAAGGTCAAACAGTCGTATGAGAAGGAGAAGGACGAACTGCTTAAGCAAATTGGCCAACTTTCATATGAAGTTGCCTGG TTAAAAAAAAATCTGGCCGACTCTAAGTCCCGGGAAGACCGCATGAAGATGATTGAGAGAGAAGAAAAGAAATTAAGCATAAAAAGGCAAGCTGAACTGTTAGGTATTAATCGTACAAGCCTTTACTACAAGCCAGTACCGGTAACAGATGAGGAATATCTAATAAAACGTATTATTGATGAGGTATACACGGTTCATCCGGAATATGGCTATCGCAGGATGACAAATATCCTACACCGGGATTACCACATACAAATCAATAGGAAGCGTACACGGCGATATATGAGGGAAATGGGGATTCACGGTTTCTGTCCCGGGCCTAATCTTAGCAGACGTCTGCATAACAAATATTTGTACCCGTATTTGCTAAGAGACTTAAATATAGATCATCCCAACCAGGTATGGTCTATAGACATAACATATTGCCGTCTTAAACGTGGATTTATGTATATGGTAGCTATAATAGACTGGTATTCCCGGTATATTGTTGGATTTGAGTTATCAAATACTTTAGATAGGACATTTGTATTAGAAGCGATAAAAAAGGCAATCAAACGATATGGTAAACCTGAAATTATGAACAGCGATCAAGGTAAACAGTTTGCCAGTGAGGATTACATAAAATTACTAAAGAGTAATAATATAAAAATTTCAATGGATGGGAAAGGACGAGCCTTGGATAATCAAAGGATAGAGCGTTTTTTTCGAACTTACAAGTGGGAGATGCTTTATCATGAAGATTGTGAAACGGGTCAGCAACTTCGGCAAAAAACGAGGGAATATATTGAATATTATAACAACAAGAGACCACATCAGTCACTAGGCTATAAAACGCCGTCAGAATATTATTTTGGGATTAACAAAGAGATTAAGGCAGTAGTATAA
- a CDS encoding ABC-F family ATP-binding cassette domain-containing protein — MILLGCNNISISFGTRQILKDVTFSVQDTDKIGIVGVNGAGKSTLFKIITSGYIPDSGEIYLAKGCKIGYLAQNSELESSNTILEEVLTAFSHLIRMEERIKELEKLISTEKDEEKLSSYMKEYSNLSDNFSRNGGYEYNSRSRGILKGLGFREEEFELKVSSLSGGQKTRLAMAKLLTEEPDLLLLDEPTNHLDIDAVEWLEDFLISYKKGVMIISHDRFFLDRITNKTLEIENCECKLYNGNYTKFVQQKEQDREIQQKHYELQQKEIARMEAFIEQQRRWNRERNIIAAESRMKAIERMEKVDKPNDLPEKIKIDFKVTIQSGNEVLTVDKLSKEYPGRPLFNNLSFKVMKRERVFILGPNGCGKSTLLKILTGKIKDYSGSFKFGHNTTEAYYDQEHSDLSLNNTVIDELIEVSDNLSLTEIRNALAMFLFKGDDVFKEIGTLSGGEKGRISLLKIMLSGANVLILDEPTNHLDISSREVLERALLDYEGTLVIVSHDRYFIDKIATRIIELGNDFYIDYKGNYSEFKQYKARLAPELKTASVTEKVSAAKLSHIATKEEKARRRKLEKQYAETENEIQRLESSIENIKAEMQSEDILSDHVKLNELHNKQLEMEKRLEELYELWETLAMQIEA, encoded by the coding sequence ATGATTTTATTAGGGTGCAATAATATATCTATTTCTTTTGGAACCCGGCAAATTTTGAAGGATGTTACTTTTAGTGTTCAAGATACAGATAAAATCGGTATTGTAGGAGTAAATGGCGCAGGGAAGTCCACTCTGTTTAAAATAATTACATCAGGTTATATTCCCGATTCTGGTGAAATATATCTGGCAAAGGGATGTAAAATAGGTTATCTTGCTCAGAATTCTGAGCTTGAGTCATCGAATACCATCCTTGAAGAGGTATTGACTGCTTTTTCCCATCTCATCAGGATGGAGGAGCGTATTAAGGAACTGGAAAAACTAATAAGCACTGAAAAAGATGAGGAAAAATTGTCCTCTTATATGAAGGAGTATTCAAATCTTTCCGACAATTTTTCCCGAAACGGAGGATATGAGTATAACAGCAGGTCAAGAGGAATTTTAAAAGGACTGGGATTTAGAGAGGAAGAGTTTGAACTTAAAGTGAGCAGCTTAAGCGGAGGTCAAAAGACCCGTCTTGCCATGGCGAAATTGCTTACCGAAGAACCGGATTTACTGTTATTGGACGAGCCTACAAACCACTTGGATATAGATGCCGTTGAGTGGCTGGAAGATTTTCTTATCAGCTATAAAAAAGGTGTTATGATTATTTCCCATGACAGGTTCTTTTTAGACAGGATAACCAATAAGACCCTTGAAATAGAAAATTGCGAGTGCAAGCTTTATAACGGCAATTATACAAAGTTTGTCCAGCAAAAGGAACAGGATAGGGAAATTCAGCAAAAGCACTACGAACTTCAGCAGAAAGAAATTGCAAGAATGGAAGCCTTTATTGAGCAACAAAGGCGATGGAACAGAGAGAGGAATATTATTGCTGCCGAAAGCAGAATGAAGGCTATTGAAAGAATGGAGAAAGTTGATAAGCCCAACGACCTACCGGAGAAAATAAAAATTGATTTTAAAGTGACAATCCAAAGTGGAAATGAAGTTCTAACGGTGGATAAACTTTCAAAGGAATACCCGGGAAGGCCACTGTTCAATAACTTGAGTTTTAAAGTTATGAAGAGGGAGAGAGTATTCATATTAGGGCCTAATGGGTGCGGAAAATCCACTTTGCTTAAGATTTTAACGGGTAAAATAAAGGATTATTCAGGAAGTTTTAAATTTGGGCACAATACAACAGAGGCTTATTATGACCAGGAACACTCGGACCTCTCGTTAAATAATACAGTAATAGACGAGCTTATAGAGGTGAGTGACAATCTTTCACTGACAGAAATAAGAAATGCTCTTGCCATGTTCCTTTTTAAGGGTGATGATGTTTTCAAGGAGATAGGTACTCTTAGCGGTGGAGAAAAGGGAAGAATTTCGCTTTTAAAAATTATGTTGTCGGGCGCAAATGTGCTTATTCTTGACGAGCCCACAAACCATTTGGATATAAGTTCAAGAGAAGTTTTAGAAAGAGCTCTTTTGGATTATGAGGGGACTCTTGTAATAGTATCCCATGACAGGTATTTTATAGATAAAATTGCCACAAGGATTATCGAGCTTGGAAATGATTTTTATATTGATTACAAGGGTAATTATTCCGAATTTAAGCAGTATAAGGCAAGACTTGCGCCTGAATTGAAAACGGCTTCAGTAACTGAAAAAGTTTCAGCGGCAAAGCTGTCCCATATTGCGACAAAAGAGGAAAAAGCACGAAGAAGAAAACTGGAAAAGCAATATGCCGAAACAGAAAATGAGATTCAAAGATTGGAAAGCTCCATTGAAAATATAAAGGCTGAAATGCAGTCGGAAGATATATTAAGTGACCATGTAAAGCTGAATGAACTTCATAATAAACAACTGGAAATGGAGAAAAGGCTTGAGGAACTCTATGAGCTATGGGAGACTCTCGCGATGCAAATAGAAGCTTAA
- a CDS encoding prephenate dehydrogenase, translating into MEINSVSIIGLGLIGGSLTKALKERLNITEIKAVDLNKQSINQALAEGYITKGYTEINEDIYDSDLIFLCTPVKNAIEYINKLSSKVRDNCIITDVASTKCEIVNFINSMDNPPRFIGGHPMAGTEKSGFASSLSHLFENAYYILTPTIGTKEEDIDVMVNIIKRIGGIPIITDAEEHDFVTAAISHVPHIIASTLVNLVGKLDYPDGKMQTLAAGGFKDITRIASSSPELWENVVLSNKQKIRGVLEAFVETLNEFKKYMDDDNAKSINRYFRTAKELRDSLPDNRKGLLISAHEIIVDVVDKPGIIGEIASILGNNGVNIKNINVSNSREFEQGCLRITLPDSDSVKNAVTLLSDRGYKVYKI; encoded by the coding sequence ATGGAAATTAACAGTGTTTCAATTATTGGGCTTGGCCTTATAGGAGGCTCTTTGACAAAAGCATTAAAGGAACGTCTGAATATCACTGAAATAAAAGCAGTGGATTTAAATAAGCAAAGTATAAATCAAGCATTGGCAGAAGGCTATATCACTAAGGGGTATACTGAAATAAACGAAGATATATATGACTCGGATTTAATATTCCTTTGCACCCCTGTTAAAAATGCAATTGAATATATTAACAAGTTATCTTCAAAAGTTCGGGACAATTGTATAATTACTGATGTTGCAAGCACTAAATGTGAAATTGTTAATTTTATAAATTCAATGGATAATCCTCCTCGCTTTATAGGAGGACATCCAATGGCAGGTACTGAAAAGTCAGGTTTCGCATCAAGTTTATCACATTTATTTGAAAATGCATATTATATTTTAACACCGACTATAGGCACTAAAGAAGAAGATATTGATGTTATGGTTAATATAATAAAAAGAATTGGTGGCATACCCATAATAACCGATGCAGAAGAACACGATTTTGTTACAGCTGCAATAAGCCATGTGCCGCATATAATAGCATCAACATTGGTAAACTTGGTGGGAAAATTGGACTATCCCGATGGTAAGATGCAAACCCTTGCAGCCGGTGGATTTAAAGATATAACAAGAATTGCTTCCTCTAGTCCTGAATTATGGGAAAATGTAGTATTAAGCAATAAGCAAAAAATTAGAGGTGTTTTGGAAGCCTTTGTTGAAACATTAAATGAATTTAAAAAGTATATGGATGACGATAATGCAAAGAGCATAAACAGATATTTCAGAACTGCTAAAGAGTTAAGAGACTCTTTGCCTGACAATCGGAAAGGGTTGCTCATTTCTGCCCACGAAATTATAGTAGATGTTGTAGACAAACCGGGCATAATTGGTGAAATTGCATCAATACTTGGTAACAATGGTGTCAATATAAAGAACATTAATGTTTCAAACAGCAGAGAGTTTGAACAAGGCTGTTTAAGGATAACTCTTCCGGATTCCGATAGTGTAAAAAACGCTGTAACTTTGTTGTCTGACCGCGGATATAAAGTTTACAAGATTTAA
- a CDS encoding redox-sensing transcriptional repressor Rex, with the protein MGLDKKISVAVIKRLPRYYRYLSDLLKLGITRISSKELSIRMGITASQIRQDLNCFGGFGQQGYGYNVEHLYNEIGNILGVNNKFSFIIIGAGNMGQALANYANFEKRGFIFTGIFDVNPDLIGKKINNREVMDMSNLDEFVKNNKIDIAMLCVPYDQTPIVADKVARLGIKGLWNFSPMDLKLPYDVVIENVHLSDSLMVLGYKLTQKLKNSQ; encoded by the coding sequence ATGGGCTTAGACAAGAAAATATCAGTAGCTGTTATTAAACGTTTACCTAGGTATTACAGATATTTATCCGATTTGCTAAAGTTAGGGATTACAAGAATTTCTTCTAAGGAGCTAAGTATAAGAATGGGGATTACTGCTTCCCAAATACGTCAGGACTTAAACTGTTTTGGCGGATTCGGGCAACAGGGATACGGATATAATGTTGAGCATCTTTATAATGAAATAGGAAACATACTTGGAGTTAATAATAAGTTCAGTTTTATAATAATCGGTGCAGGTAATATGGGTCAAGCCCTGGCAAATTATGCGAATTTTGAAAAAAGAGGCTTTATATTTACGGGAATTTTCGATGTAAACCCTGATTTGATAGGAAAGAAAATAAATAATCGCGAAGTAATGGATATGAGTAATCTTGATGAGTTTGTAAAGAATAATAAGATTGATATCGCAATGTTATGTGTTCCCTACGATCAAACTCCCATAGTTGCCGATAAGGTTGCAAGACTAGGAATAAAGGGACTGTGGAATTTCTCACCAATGGATTTAAAGCTTCCTTATGATGTTGTTATTGAAAATGTTCACTTGAGCGATAGTTTAATGGTTCTGGGATATAAATTGACTCAAAAATTAAAGAATTCGCAATAA
- a CDS encoding 3-phosphoshikimate 1-carboxyvinyltransferase, producing MSILTYFDRFVCLNLWYHYKASIRKPVGKVVKPLRDMGAIINGRDDGNLCPLAISPSKLTGQVHRLSLRDTQIKSPLLIAGLYAQGDTKVIEAVKSRDHTELMLSYFGADINVNGLEVTVRNVENLYAQSIEVPGDISIASYFMTAGLIVPNSDIVIKNVGVNPTRTGIIDVYKSMGAKIEILNERTVSNEKIADIRVVSSQLKATTIEGDLIPRLIDEIPIIAVAAAMANGKTTINNLKGFKLKDSGKIKMLTTELSKLGALVQETEDGLIIEGGKTLTGTIVEGYNHPAITMALCIAGLVAEGETMIRKSQILDIAYPEFISVLNKL from the coding sequence ATTTCTATTCTAACTTATTTTGACCGTTTTGTCTGTCTTAATTTATGGTATCATTATAAAGCTTCTATCAGAAAACCGGTTGGCAAAGTGGTTAAACCGCTTAGAGATATGGGAGCAATTATTAATGGAAGAGATGACGGTAATTTATGTCCTCTTGCAATATCACCATCAAAGTTAACCGGTCAAGTTCACCGCCTTTCGTTAAGGGATACTCAGATTAAATCACCTCTTCTGATAGCAGGACTTTATGCGCAAGGCGATACTAAAGTTATAGAAGCTGTTAAATCTCGAGACCATACAGAACTTATGCTGAGCTACTTTGGTGCAGATATTAACGTAAACGGCTTGGAAGTAACCGTTCGCAATGTTGAAAATCTTTATGCCCAAAGCATTGAGGTGCCAGGAGATATTTCAATTGCAAGCTATTTTATGACTGCCGGACTTATTGTACCGAATTCCGATATTGTTATAAAAAACGTAGGTGTAAATCCTACCAGAACAGGAATTATTGATGTTTACAAATCAATGGGTGCAAAAATCGAAATATTAAACGAACGCACAGTAAGCAATGAGAAGATAGCTGATATAAGAGTTGTATCTTCTCAACTGAAAGCAACAACCATTGAAGGTGACCTAATTCCAAGGCTTATAGATGAAATACCTATAATAGCTGTTGCAGCAGCCATGGCTAATGGCAAAACTACTATTAATAACTTAAAAGGCTTTAAATTAAAAGACTCCGGTAAAATAAAGATGTTGACCACAGAGCTTTCAAAGTTAGGTGCCCTTGTTCAGGAAACAGAAGACGGCTTGATAATTGAGGGCGGAAAAACATTAACCGGCACAATTGTAGAAGGATATAATCACCCGGCCATCACGATGGCATTATGCATTGCCGGACTTGTGGCTGAAGGAGAAACAATGATAAGAAAATCACAAATACTGGATATTGCCTACCCTGAATTTATCTCAGTGCTGAACAAACTTTAA
- a CDS encoding LysM peptidoglycan-binding domain-containing protein — protein MMYTVQPVDSLYLISQRFGVSIEQIKQANQLSGDIIFIGQRLYIPINLQRPTVYTVKPGDSLYLIARRYNTIVESIQLLNNLTGTEIRVGQTLTIPLYTEAIVNVNIANIRSGPGTNFSVVTTMVRNAKLPVIGSSNGWYKVRLHNGVEAWISGTVATLRAYSGDKPITNILGFYTLEEGPALPSSFTSFVNNPGELSQTGLFMFRISANNPTTIENFGEFTDQDIRNLVAIAHRNNVKIFPVVHNLLYRPGGTTLAKNVVKVLVSNPQNRTAFALNLLRLIQKYNFDGVNIDIEDVFIEDSANLSLLYAEIARVLRPRGYFFSASVPSRVSDQPFNPFSDPFDYAAIGNAVDEFVAMLYNEHGWPGSGPGPVVSIGWMERVLRYAITKMPREKIVGAVSVFGFDFNLTTGRNTYVTYNMAINLANRYNKEIIFDEETQTPMFAYVDGQGNEHEVWFENAQSIYAKIKLAWDLGIKGIALWRLGMEDESIWTMLRNQVVVRKD, from the coding sequence ATGATGTATACAGTACAGCCGGTGGATTCCCTATACCTTATTTCACAAAGGTTTGGAGTATCCATTGAGCAAATCAAGCAGGCAAATCAGCTTTCCGGCGATATAATCTTTATCGGACAACGTTTATATATTCCCATAAACCTCCAAAGGCCAACGGTTTATACAGTTAAACCCGGTGATTCCCTATACCTGATTGCCAGAAGATACAATACAATAGTTGAAAGCATTCAATTGTTAAATAATCTCACCGGTACTGAAATAAGAGTAGGTCAAACTCTTACCATTCCTCTTTACACCGAAGCTATTGTCAATGTAAATATAGCCAACATAAGGAGTGGCCCCGGAACTAATTTCAGTGTAGTTACTACAATGGTAAGAAATGCAAAACTTCCTGTTATCGGTTCATCCAACGGATGGTATAAGGTGCGTCTGCATAATGGCGTTGAAGCCTGGATTTCCGGAACAGTAGCAACTCTCAGAGCTTATAGCGGTGACAAACCAATTACAAATATTTTAGGTTTTTATACTTTAGAGGAGGGTCCTGCACTTCCTAGTTCCTTTACATCATTTGTAAACAATCCTGGAGAATTATCGCAAACCGGCCTTTTCATGTTCAGAATAAGTGCAAACAACCCAACCACCATTGAAAACTTCGGTGAATTTACCGATCAAGATATACGAAATCTTGTTGCAATTGCCCACAGGAACAATGTCAAAATATTCCCGGTTGTACATAATCTGCTTTACAGGCCGGGCGGAACAACCCTTGCCAAAAATGTGGTGAAAGTCCTTGTTTCCAATCCTCAAAACAGAACAGCCTTTGCTCTCAATCTTTTGAGACTGATACAAAAATATAATTTTGATGGAGTTAATATCGACATTGAAGATGTTTTCATCGAAGACAGTGCCAACCTTTCTCTGCTCTATGCAGAAATAGCGAGAGTTTTACGTCCTAGAGGCTATTTCTTCTCTGCATCGGTACCGTCAAGGGTGAGTGACCAACCTTTCAATCCGTTTTCCGATCCCTTCGACTATGCAGCAATCGGAAACGCAGTAGATGAGTTTGTAGCAATGCTTTATAACGAGCATGGCTGGCCTGGCAGCGGTCCCGGTCCTGTAGTGTCCATTGGATGGATGGAAAGAGTATTGAGATATGCCATTACAAAAATGCCTAGAGAAAAAATTGTGGGAGCAGTATCGGTGTTCGGATTTGACTTTAACCTCACTACCGGCAGAAATACTTACGTCACATATAATATGGCTATAAACCTTGCCAACAGGTACAATAAAGAAATTATTTTCGATGAAGAAACACAAACCCCAATGTTTGCCTATGTGGATGGGCAGGGTAATGAACATGAAGTATGGTTTGAAAACGCCCAAAGCATTTATGCAAAAATCAAGCTTGCATGGGATCTTGGTATAAAAGGAATAGCCCTCTGGAGACTTGGAATGGAAGATGAAAGTATCTGGACAATGTTAAGAAATCAGGTAGTTGTACGAAAAGACTAA
- a CDS encoding leucine-rich repeat domain-containing protein: MSDLSVLKNFTNLVELNLYSNNISDISILTNFTKLSYLNLSYNNISNISILENLSNLECLFLSNNNISDISPLKNLTNLWRLNLSNNNISDVSSLKNLTGLLYLNLRHNNISNISPLKNLTKLTYLYLSGNNISDLSPLLYLTNLENTDIRDRFYI, encoded by the coding sequence ATAAGTGATTTATCAGTACTTAAAAACTTTACCAATTTAGTTGAGTTAAATTTGTATTCTAACAATATAAGTGATATATCGATACTCACAAACTTCACTAAATTGAGTTATTTGAATTTATCCTATAACAATATAAGTAACATATCTATACTTGAAAATCTAAGCAATTTAGAATGTTTGTTTTTATCCAATAACAATATAAGTGATATATCACCTCTTAAAAACCTTACTAATTTATGGCGTTTAAATTTATCCAACAATAATATAAGCGATGTATCATCACTTAAGAATCTTACTGGATTGCTTTATTTAAATTTACGACATAATAATATAAGCAATATATCGCCACTAAAAAACCTTACTAAACTAACCTATTTGTATCTATCAGGAAACAACATAAGTGATTTATCTCCTCTTTTGTACCTTACGAATTTAGAAAATACTGATATCAGAGATAGATTTTACATATAA
- the cwlD gene encoding N-acetylmuramoyl-L-alanine amidase CwlD: MILILKKEKIIIATVILIAIVLTAYIFKVIDFPAIKATNNEVKNKIVVLDAGHGGEDPGAVSDFSGIREKEINLYIAQKVKELLKAENFTVIMTREDDTLKYTEGTKKVTEKRRQDLINRKKIMDESGAELVVSIHLNKFPQEQYYGAQVFYPPNSPESKTAAELIQKSLKEIVDPENKRVAMLKKAEIIILKNLKTPTVIVECGFLSNPQEEKKLATVEYQDKLALAIKEGIMKYYEN; encoded by the coding sequence ATGATTTTGATATTGAAAAAGGAAAAAATTATTATTGCGACAGTTATTCTTATAGCGATTGTTTTAACAGCGTATATTTTTAAGGTAATTGATTTTCCGGCGATAAAAGCAACTAATAATGAGGTGAAAAATAAAATTGTGGTATTAGATGCCGGGCATGGAGGAGAAGACCCCGGGGCAGTGAGTGACTTCAGCGGGATAAGAGAAAAGGAAATAAATCTTTATATTGCCCAAAAAGTAAAGGAATTACTGAAAGCTGAGAACTTTACTGTTATTATGACAAGGGAAGATGACACCCTTAAATACACAGAAGGAACAAAAAAAGTTACTGAGAAAAGAAGACAGGATTTAATAAATAGAAAGAAAATAATGGATGAGTCCGGGGCAGAACTTGTAGTAAGCATCCATTTAAACAAATTCCCGCAGGAACAATATTATGGAGCACAGGTATTCTATCCGCCCAATTCACCGGAAAGCAAAACAGCAGCTGAATTGATACAAAAATCTTTGAAAGAAATTGTAGATCCGGAGAATAAAAGAGTGGCAATGCTAAAAAAAGCAGAAATTATAATACTGAAAAACTTAAAGACTCCAACGGTAATTGTTGAGTGCGGGTTCTTATCAAATCCACAGGAGGAAAAGAAGCTTGCGACTGTTGAATATCAGGATAAACTTGCTTTAGCCATAAAAGAAGGTATAATGAAATATTATGAAAATTAA
- a CDS encoding LysM peptidoglycan-binding domain-containing protein — protein MPKKKVSVFLAAILGILLLTEVYVYAGENKVEIVVDNVSTGISVKTVSKNNITMIPAKELAESIRGNFTYDYNSMTGIITYKESEIRFRLDNDIVMFNGKYIKAPAPMSIEDYRFIVPLEFCCEELGIHCYMDYKKNLLYIYTQNSGDLIYNVMSGDSLWLISQKFGTTIDKIKQLNGLTSDIIYVNQKLIIKRLDPIDNSFVSYTSNNATLSSGTSLSVPPVGYLKAWTEVKVIGKNGDWYKVKTANGTGYIHKSVTYIKQDIWDDRPNSKYFENKINVDTSKSYITYKNYVVQKGDTLWTIGEKMGITDYELASANNISREAILYIGDVLKIPVHNIPVKDKVIPTSGEILDWFAEAQYVFPIGSVGKVIDIATGKSFMIKRTMGSGHADCETLTASDTKVMKEIFGGYWNWNRRPFILEFNGRRLAVSIAGMPHAGVDGLPFMQNVANRSDNYGYGPNYDTIANGMDGHFDLYFLNCQRHKDNKIDALHQQNVLIAGGLR, from the coding sequence ATGCCAAAGAAAAAAGTATCTGTCTTTTTAGCAGCAATACTTGGAATACTGTTGCTTACGGAGGTATATGTATATGCTGGGGAAAATAAAGTGGAAATTGTTGTAGACAACGTTTCCACAGGCATTAGTGTGAAAACTGTTTCAAAGAATAATATAACAATGATACCGGCAAAAGAATTGGCTGAGTCCATTAGGGGAAATTTTACTTATGATTATAACTCAATGACAGGCATAATAACCTACAAAGAAAGTGAAATCAGATTCAGGTTGGATAATGATATTGTCATGTTCAACGGAAAATATATTAAAGCACCAGCGCCTATGAGCATTGAAGACTATAGATTTATAGTTCCTCTGGAATTTTGCTGTGAAGAGCTTGGAATCCATTGCTATATGGATTACAAAAAGAATTTACTTTATATATATACGCAAAACAGTGGCGATCTGATATATAATGTTATGTCAGGAGATTCGCTTTGGCTTATATCTCAAAAGTTTGGTACGACTATAGACAAAATAAAGCAATTGAATGGTCTTACAAGCGATATAATATATGTGAATCAGAAGCTTATTATAAAACGGCTTGACCCAATAGATAACAGTTTTGTTTCCTATACTTCAAACAATGCTACATTAAGCAGCGGTACAAGTTTAAGTGTGCCTCCTGTAGGTTATCTTAAGGCATGGACAGAGGTAAAGGTAATTGGTAAAAATGGAGACTGGTATAAGGTTAAAACGGCAAATGGAACAGGATACATTCACAAAAGTGTAACTTACATAAAACAGGATATTTGGGATGACAGACCCAATAGCAAATATTTTGAGAACAAAATAAATGTAGATACATCAAAGAGCTATATAACATACAAAAACTATGTTGTTCAAAAGGGTGATACCTTGTGGACTATAGGCGAGAAGATGGGAATAACCGATTATGAACTGGCCTCAGCCAATAATATTTCACGGGAGGCAATACTTTATATAGGAGATGTGTTGAAAATTCCTGTCCACAATATTCCTGTAAAAGACAAGGTTATACCGACATCCGGTGAAATATTGGATTGGTTTGCTGAAGCACAATATGTATTTCCGATTGGAAGTGTCGGAAAAGTAATTGATATTGCTACAGGGAAAAGTTTTATGATAAAGAGAACTATGGGTTCAGGACATGCTGATTGCGAGACACTTACCGCTTCCGACACTAAAGTAATGAAAGAAATATTCGGCGGTTATTGGAACTGGAATAGAAGGCCTTTTATTCTGGAGTTTAACGGAAGGCGTCTGGCTGTATCCATTGCGGGTATGCCTCATGCCGGAGTTGATGGATTACCCTTTATGCAGAATGTTGCCAATAGAAGTGATAATTACGGTTATGGCCCTAATTACGATACAATAGCAAACGGTATGGACGGGCATTTTGACTTATATTTCCTCAATTGCCAAAGGCACAAGGATAATAAAATAGATGCTTTGCACCAGCAAAATGTACTGATAGCCGGAGGTTTGAGGTAA